From Woronichinia naegeliana WA131, the proteins below share one genomic window:
- the ppsA gene encoding pyruvate, water dikinase yields the protein MINTLLEKPSTVNKEKAFILWFEEVGTQDVGLVGGKNSSLGEMIQELTTKGVNVPGGFATTAHAYRYFIESAGVEAKLRKLFADLDVNNLRNLQKRAKKARALILDTPFPQNLQDAIAVAYAEMCDRYGENTDVAVRSSATAEDLPEASFAGQQETYLNVHGIKGVLESCHKCFASLFTDRAISYRQEKGFDHFAVALSVGVQKMVRSDLATSGVMFSIDTETGFKNAALITAAYGLGENVVQGAVNPDEYFVFKPTLKEGFKPILEKRLGSKAIKMIYETGGNKLTKNVEVPQGDRDQYCINDEEILQLARWACIIEDHYTQVRGMDTPMDIEWAKDGVTGELYIVQARPETVQSQKSANIIKTYELKEHSTVLATGRSVGAAIGQGKAQVIHNVSQINQFRPGEVLITNRTDPDWEPIMKQASAIVTNQGGKTCHAAIIAREMGIPAIVGCNDATEKIPTGQDVTICCSEGEEGRVFTGLLPYQIHETALNNIPRTKTQILMNVGNPEQAFGFASYPADGVGLARLEFIIANHIKAHPLALMKFDELEDPEAKAEIAELTKLYVGDRAQFFVDKLAHGIGMIAAAFYPKPVVVRMSDFKTNEYANLLGGRQFEPKEENPMIGWRGASRYYDPNYREAYALECKALKIVRDEMGLTNVIPMIPFCRTPDEGRKVIAEMEKNGLKQGENGLQIYVMCELPSNVILADEFSKVFDGFSIGSNDLTQLTLGLDRDSSLVAHLFDERNEGVKRMVKMAIETAKANGRKIGICGQAPSDYPEFAEFLVELGIDSISLNPDSVLKTVLRIAEVEKAKG from the coding sequence ATGATCAATACACTGTTAGAAAAACCCTCTACGGTTAATAAAGAAAAGGCTTTTATTCTTTGGTTTGAAGAAGTGGGAACCCAGGATGTGGGCTTAGTGGGGGGTAAAAATTCCTCTTTGGGGGAAATGATCCAAGAGTTAACGACCAAAGGCGTAAATGTGCCAGGCGGTTTTGCGACCACAGCCCATGCCTATCGCTATTTTATTGAGTCTGCCGGTGTTGAAGCTAAATTACGAAAATTATTTGCTGATTTGGATGTTAACAATTTACGTAATCTGCAAAAACGAGCGAAAAAAGCCCGTGCTCTGATTTTAGATACACCTTTTCCTCAAAATTTACAGGATGCGATCGCTGTTGCTTATGCGGAAATGTGCGATCGTTATGGGGAAAATACTGATGTAGCAGTGCGTTCTAGTGCCACCGCCGAAGATTTACCCGAAGCTAGTTTTGCAGGTCAACAGGAAACCTATCTAAATGTGCATGGTATCAAGGGTGTTTTAGAGTCCTGCCATAAATGTTTTGCGTCCCTATTTACGGATCGGGCCATTTCCTACCGTCAAGAAAAAGGGTTTGATCATTTTGCCGTTGCCCTGTCCGTTGGTGTGCAAAAAATGGTACGGTCTGATTTGGCCACTTCTGGGGTAATGTTCTCCATTGATACGGAGACGGGGTTTAAAAATGCAGCCTTAATTACCGCGGCCTACGGCTTGGGAGAAAACGTGGTACAGGGTGCTGTTAATCCCGATGAATATTTTGTCTTTAAACCGACGCTCAAAGAAGGCTTTAAACCCATTCTCGAAAAACGTCTGGGCAGTAAGGCCATTAAAATGATTTATGAAACTGGCGGTAACAAGCTAACCAAAAATGTGGAGGTTCCTCAGGGGGATCGCGACCAATATTGCATTAATGATGAAGAAATTCTACAACTAGCTCGTTGGGCCTGCATTATTGAGGATCACTATACTCAAGTGCGGGGTATGGATACGCCGATGGATATTGAATGGGCAAAAGATGGGGTAACGGGAGAATTGTATATTGTTCAAGCCCGTCCTGAAACCGTGCAATCCCAAAAATCGGCCAATATTATCAAAACCTACGAGCTAAAAGAGCATAGCACTGTTTTGGCAACGGGTCGCAGTGTTGGGGCTGCGATCGGTCAAGGCAAAGCCCAGGTGATTCACAATGTTTCCCAAATTAACCAGTTCCGTCCTGGTGAAGTTTTAATCACCAACCGTACTGACCCCGACTGGGAACCGATCATGAAACAGGCTAGTGCGATCGTGACTAATCAAGGGGGAAAAACCTGTCATGCCGCAATTATTGCCCGTGAGATGGGGATTCCCGCGATTGTCGGTTGTAATGATGCCACTGAAAAAATTCCTACAGGTCAGGATGTAACGATTTGCTGTTCCGAAGGAGAAGAAGGCCGCGTTTTCACAGGTCTTTTACCCTATCAAATCCATGAAACTGCACTCAACAACATCCCCCGTACCAAAACCCAAATTTTAATGAATGTGGGAAATCCAGAGCAAGCCTTTGGTTTTGCGAGTTATCCCGCTGATGGTGTGGGTCTTGCGCGTTTAGAGTTTATTATCGCTAATCATATTAAGGCTCACCCCTTGGCTTTAATGAAATTTGATGAATTAGAAGATCCCGAAGCCAAAGCCGAAATTGCTGAGTTAACGAAACTCTATGTCGGCGATCGCGCTCAATTCTTTGTGGATAAGTTGGCACATGGGATCGGCATGATTGCGGCGGCGTTCTATCCCAAACCTGTAGTCGTGCGGATGTCGGATTTCAAAACCAATGAGTACGCCAATTTACTCGGTGGTCGTCAGTTTGAACCGAAGGAAGAAAACCCGATGATCGGTTGGCGCGGTGCGTCTCGTTACTATGATCCGAACTATCGTGAAGCCTATGCTTTGGAATGTAAGGCTTTGAAAATCGTCCGCGATGAGATGGGCTTAACCAATGTGATTCCGATGATTCCTTTCTGTCGCACGCCTGATGAAGGTCGCAAGGTGATTGCAGAGATGGAAAAAAATGGTTTGAAACAAGGGGAAAACGGCTTACAAATCTATGTGATGTGTGAGTTACCCAGCAATGTTATTCTCGCCGATGAGTTTAGCAAGGTGTTTGATGGTTTCTCCATTGGCTCCAATGATTTAACCCAATTAACATTAGGTTTAGACCGTGATTCTTCCTTAGTTGCTCACTTATTTGATGAACGCAATGAAGGGGTTAAACGCATGGTTAAAATGGCGATCGAGACTGCTAAAGCCAATGGTCGCAAGATCGGGATTTGTGGTCAGGCTCCCTCAGATTATCCAGAGTTTGCGGAGTTTTTGGTTGAGCTTGGCATTGATTCGATCAGTTTGAATCCAGACTCGGTTCTGAAGACTGTTTTACGGATTGCTGAGGTTGAAAAAGCCAAAGGTTAA
- a CDS encoding transposase codes for MLEWWTKNFASCELGDERLNNRAFSIGKKLSEGFGKALSEVFKGGNELKRAYEFLGIRKQTLSR; via the coding sequence ATGTTGGAATGGTGGACAAAAAACTTTGCCAGTTGTGAATTGGGAGACGAGAGGCTAAACAATCGTGCCTTCTCGATTGGGAAAAAGTTAAGTGAGGGGTTTGGAAAAGCCTTATCAGAAGTGTTTAAGGGAGGAAACGAGTTAAAGAGGGCCTATGAATTTTTGGGAATCCGAAAACAGACTTTGTCAAGATAA
- a CDS encoding IS4 family transposase, producing the protein MTTAAVEEYKIMLSVGDTTFLDYRNIKEKREGYGPTGKGGNGLILHSALAIEPEKGQVLGLLWQKLWNREVKEKPPTDETAKQKKERQKEQRKAARQRPFEEKESYKWVEALNTCEKQVESSTRVIHVFDREGDVSEVFDSVRQLKHTGVLVRASHNRSLDKNSERLWQHLESEPIRFHQEIEIPSTGKRKARKVKLAVRFCSVNLRTPYRFDNRDPLNVYAVYATEIDCPEGETPLSWMLLTTEVVETIEMAVTILRWYTYRWRVEEFHKVLKSGCQSERYRLASDGMKTLLGFLSVIAVELLHVTYLHRTQPDALAIEILNPLQLQVLKAAASQKLPPILTVAWAVESVAFLGGYLEHRRKTPLGIQVLWRGWLKLHDLCQGWQLAIRT; encoded by the coding sequence ATGACAACTGCCGCCGTAGAAGAATATAAGATAATGCTATCAGTCGGAGATACGACCTTCTTAGATTATCGCAATATCAAGGAAAAAAGGGAAGGGTATGGGCCGACTGGAAAAGGAGGGAATGGATTAATACTGCATAGTGCTTTAGCAATTGAGCCAGAAAAAGGACAAGTATTAGGTTTATTATGGCAAAAACTGTGGAATAGGGAGGTAAAAGAAAAGCCCCCAACAGATGAAACGGCGAAGCAGAAAAAAGAAAGACAGAAAGAACAAAGAAAAGCAGCTCGTCAAAGACCATTTGAGGAAAAAGAATCCTACAAATGGGTAGAGGCTCTAAACACCTGTGAGAAACAGGTAGAAAGTTCAACGAGGGTAATTCATGTATTTGACAGAGAAGGAGATGTTTCAGAAGTCTTTGACTCAGTGCGTCAACTCAAGCATACAGGAGTGCTGGTCAGAGCGTCTCATAATCGTAGTTTAGACAAAAATAGTGAACGACTTTGGCAACATTTGGAATCAGAACCGATTCGTTTTCATCAAGAAATCGAGATTCCGAGTACAGGAAAAAGAAAAGCACGGAAGGTTAAGCTTGCCGTCCGATTTTGCTCAGTTAATCTACGAACTCCCTATCGTTTTGATAATCGTGACCCGTTGAATGTCTATGCTGTTTATGCGACAGAAATCGATTGTCCCGAAGGCGAAACTCCTTTATCTTGGATGCTTCTGACTACAGAAGTTGTTGAGACTATTGAGATGGCTGTCACTATTCTTCGTTGGTACACCTACCGATGGCGGGTTGAAGAATTTCATAAAGTCCTTAAGTCTGGTTGTCAGAGTGAGCGTTATCGACTTGCCTCTGATGGAATGAAAACTCTTTTGGGTTTTTTAAGTGTCATTGCTGTTGAACTTTTACACGTTACTTATCTTCATCGTACCCAGCCCGATGCTCTCGCGATTGAAATTCTTAATCCTCTTCAACTTCAGGTGTTAAAAGCAGCCGCCTCTCAAAAACTTCCCCCTATTTTGACTGTTGCTTGGGCTGTCGAGTCTGTTGCTTTTCTTGGTGGTTATCTTGAACATCGTCGTAAAACTCCTCTCGGTATCCAAGTCCTTTGGCGCGGTTGGTTGAAGTTGCATGACCTTTGCCAAGGCTGGCAGCTTGCAATCCGCACTTAA
- the ppk1 gene encoding polyphosphate kinase 1, with translation MTQTKVAPKILDLTDPQYYFNRELSWLAFNYRVLHEGLDERTPLLERLKFLAIFSSNLDEFFMVRVAGLKQQVEAEVTKLTPDGKTPQEQLVAISDGLRPLVKQQDHLFEYSLKEALRIQGINLINYVDLSQEERAFLHSYFEDYIFPVLTPLAVDPSHPFPYISNLSLNLAVVVRDPDTDEELFARVKVPRVLPRFVSLPKDICHPAKGETWVWTGVPLEQVIAHNLEALFPCMIIQECHPFRVTRNADIAVEEDEADDLLLAIEQELRKRRIGKSAVRMEIHVSTPQAIRDRLRNDLGLEEIDVYDIDGLLGLKDLFYFQSLPCPHLKDAPWIAVTPNVLKRVKEIVDGNDDGEVQQDGSDIFSLIREGDILVHHPYQSFGASVQQFITQAAYDPQVLTIKMTLYRTSGDSPIVNALISAAENGKQVAVLVELKARFDEENNITWARKLEQAGVHVVYGLVGLKTHTKTILIVRQEGKKLRRYVHIGTGNYNPKTAKLYTDLGFLSCREELGADLTNLFNFLTGYSRQKTYRKLLVAPVNMRDRMIEMIQREIHHCRNGVNGRIVAKMNALVDPPIIRSLYEASQAGVQIDLIVRGICALRPGVEGISDNIRVISIVGRFLEHSRIYYFHNHGQSEIYIGSADWMGRNLTRRVEAIAPIEDPTSAQELQEILGVLLADNRHAWELQSDGSYIQRYPNHPNEEQSAQAIFMEMALKAHREHELDN, from the coding sequence ATGACTCAGACCAAAGTAGCTCCTAAAATTCTTGATCTGACTGATCCTCAGTATTATTTTAACCGAGAACTGAGTTGGTTGGCCTTTAATTATCGGGTGCTGCATGAGGGACTAGATGAACGCACACCGCTCTTAGAAAGATTAAAGTTTTTGGCAATTTTTAGTTCTAACCTCGATGAATTCTTTATGGTTAGGGTCGCAGGTTTGAAACAACAAGTTGAAGCAGAGGTAACAAAATTAACTCCCGATGGCAAGACTCCTCAGGAACAGCTAGTAGCCATTAGTGATGGATTACGACCATTAGTCAAGCAACAGGATCATTTATTTGAATATTCCCTTAAGGAAGCCCTAAGAATTCAGGGAATTAACTTAATTAATTATGTGGATTTAAGTCAGGAAGAACGGGCTTTTCTACATTCCTATTTTGAAGACTATATTTTTCCCGTATTGACCCCGCTTGCCGTAGATCCTAGCCATCCTTTCCCTTACATTTCCAATTTAAGTCTCAATTTAGCGGTTGTTGTCCGAGATCCGGATACAGATGAAGAATTATTTGCGAGGGTAAAAGTCCCACGAGTGCTGCCTCGTTTTGTCTCCTTACCCAAAGATATTTGCCATCCGGCCAAAGGAGAAACCTGGGTTTGGACAGGGGTTCCCTTAGAACAGGTCATTGCCCATAATTTAGAAGCCTTGTTTCCATGCATGATTATCCAGGAATGTCATCCTTTTCGTGTGACTCGTAACGCTGATATCGCCGTCGAGGAAGATGAGGCAGATGATCTGCTCTTAGCCATTGAACAGGAATTACGAAAACGACGGATTGGCAAGTCTGCGGTACGGATGGAAATTCATGTCTCCACGCCCCAAGCGATCCGCGATCGCCTCAGAAATGACTTAGGTTTAGAAGAAATTGATGTTTACGACATTGATGGCCTCTTGGGCTTAAAAGATCTGTTTTATTTTCAATCTTTGCCCTGTCCTCACCTGAAAGATGCCCCTTGGATAGCGGTCACTCCCAATGTCTTAAAACGGGTTAAGGAAATTGTCGATGGTAATGATGATGGCGAAGTCCAACAGGATGGTTCAGACATTTTTAGCCTCATTCGAGAAGGCGATATTTTAGTTCACCATCCCTATCAATCCTTTGGAGCCTCTGTACAACAATTTATTACCCAGGCCGCCTATGATCCCCAGGTTTTAACTATCAAAATGACTCTCTACCGTACCTCTGGAGATTCCCCCATTGTTAACGCTCTAATTTCAGCAGCCGAAAATGGCAAACAAGTGGCAGTACTAGTGGAATTAAAAGCCCGATTTGATGAAGAAAATAATATTACTTGGGCTAGAAAGTTAGAGCAGGCCGGTGTCCATGTGGTCTATGGATTAGTGGGCTTAAAAACCCATACCAAAACCATTTTAATTGTGCGTCAAGAAGGGAAGAAACTACGTCGCTATGTTCATATTGGCACGGGCAACTATAATCCTAAAACGGCAAAACTTTATACTGATCTAGGCTTTTTAAGTTGCCGAGAGGAATTAGGAGCCGATCTAACCAATTTATTTAATTTTCTCACAGGCTATTCTCGCCAAAAAACCTATCGTAAATTATTGGTTGCTCCTGTTAATATGCGCGATCGCATGATCGAAATGATCCAACGTGAAATTCACCATTGTCGCAACGGCGTTAACGGTCGTATTGTGGCCAAAATGAATGCCCTGGTTGACCCACCGATTATCCGCAGTTTATATGAAGCTTCCCAGGCAGGTGTTCAAATTGATCTGATTGTGCGTGGTATCTGTGCTCTACGCCCTGGGGTGGAAGGGATTAGTGATAACATTCGGGTAATTAGTATTGTGGGTCGCTTTTTGGAACATTCTCGCATTTACTATTTCCACAATCATGGCCAGTCCGAAATCTATATCGGTAGTGCAGATTGGATGGGGCGAAATTTAACTCGTCGGGTAGAGGCGATCGCGCCGATTGAAGATCCCACCAGTGCTCAGGAATTACAGGAAATTCTCGGTGTTTTGTTGGCCGATAATCGCCATGCTTGGGAACTCCAGTCCGACGGCAGTTATATTCAGCGTTATCCCAATCACCCGAACGAAGAACAGAGTGCCCAGGCTATTTTTATGGAAATGGCCCTCAAAGCTCATCGAGAACATGAGCTTGATAATTAG
- a CDS encoding IS1 family transposase, whose product MSTLNKSSIDLLSDIGLPQEKEEALFQKNCPHCYSEKVKIHSHYQTKGNGERKMFICQECGSCFAETYGSVIAGLETPLSEIVKVLKARMEGIGLNAAARVFGYAKTTILNWEKKLSGLQETLFLYALVNEFVKLVIEGDELYTKVGKNKEASASEGWTIVLMDRASRFIWHLKCGKKEQKLFLEAMMTVAELFERSAESLQLFTDGEKRYSQLLFNICHEVLRTGKRGRPTKVLPKGMVVRLKNKSSKRRDSEGKLEKVETPKTEHPETTEKPEDKDVHANHVEAFNSSIRRYLAAFRRRTNTYAKSVVGLQRVLDIFWMVHNFVRSHFTTKKVPAVALGIIQKGLTWEDLLQIRLIC is encoded by the coding sequence ATGTCAACATTGAATAAAAGCTCAATTGACCTCCTAAGTGATATTGGCTTACCTCAAGAGAAAGAGGAAGCCTTATTTCAGAAAAACTGCCCTCATTGCTATAGTGAAAAAGTAAAAATACATTCTCATTACCAAACGAAAGGTAACGGGGAACGTAAAATGTTCATCTGTCAAGAATGTGGTTCTTGTTTTGCTGAGACTTATGGTAGCGTAATCGCTGGCTTAGAAACCCCATTAAGTGAAATTGTAAAAGTATTAAAAGCCAGAATGGAAGGAATAGGATTAAATGCAGCAGCCCGAGTATTCGGCTACGCAAAAACAACAATATTGAATTGGGAAAAGAAATTATCAGGATTACAAGAGACATTATTTTTATACGCCTTAGTGAATGAATTTGTTAAATTAGTAATAGAAGGGGATGAACTATACACAAAAGTTGGAAAAAATAAAGAAGCAAGTGCCTCTGAGGGGTGGACAATCGTGCTCATGGACAGGGCTAGCCGCTTTATTTGGCATTTAAAATGTGGTAAAAAAGAGCAGAAATTATTTCTAGAAGCAATGATGACGGTAGCGGAATTATTTGAAAGGAGTGCAGAATCTCTCCAGTTATTTACAGATGGAGAAAAGCGATATAGTCAACTGCTATTTAATATTTGTCACGAAGTATTAAGGACTGGGAAGCGAGGTCGTCCCACCAAAGTATTACCGAAGGGTATGGTGGTAAGATTAAAAAATAAGAGTAGTAAACGTCGAGATTCTGAGGGTAAACTAGAGAAAGTAGAAACTCCGAAAACTGAACATCCTGAGACAACAGAAAAACCAGAAGACAAGGATGTTCATGCCAACCACGTTGAGGCATTTAATAGTTCTATCCGACGCTATTTAGCCGCCTTTCGTCGTCGAACAAATACTTATGCTAAATCTGTTGTGGGATTACAGCGAGTGCTAGATATTTTCTGGATGGTTCATAACTTTGTTCGCAGCCATTTTACGACGAAAAAAGTTCCTGCGGTAGCTCTCGGTATAATTCAAAAAGGGTTAACTTGGGAGGACTTACTCCAAATTCGCCTGATTTGTTGA